One genomic region from Streptomyces venezuelae encodes:
- a CDS encoding TerD family protein — MAREFQRGHKAKISDLTAGTDLYVGVQIAAPGLTFDISCFGLDADERLSDDRYFVFFNQPKSPEESIQLLGAQSGDTESFRVTLDRIPANIHKLSFTATIDGAGQMSQVGPGHLRIVAGGEEVARYSFTGAEFSTERAVMLGDFYLKDVWRFAAVGQGFDGGLEALLRNFGGEVAEEEPAAPQAPAPAPGFAPPQQAAAPPAFGAPAPAAPQPPAPAPAFGAPPAPPAPAAPAQPVHTAPTMVAPMAPAQVPPPAPAPAPYGQPPQPPQYGQVPGQPPGQYPGQAPGQFPGGPGQPPQQPPYGQAAPAPYGQQPQFGQQPAGVPQGVPAAGAGLAAALAPYKETATGARWTPQNQQLMRVDLAMGGVPVLARQGSMVMYQGKVDFSHKGAGFAGRIVGNATGQEMQLMRCTGRGQVFLAEEGAHLHPIELQGDGICVSAENVLAFDESLQYEVRRIEGHGIPGGALFTMQFQGTGTVVVKTRGIPVVLPVTPTTFADCNAVVAWSSASQVILSSQVRLRRNAYPGHSGETVNLQFRGAPGNFIVVQPYEV, encoded by the coding sequence ATGGCCAGGGAATTCCAACGCGGCCACAAGGCCAAGATCAGTGATCTGACCGCGGGAACCGATCTGTACGTGGGCGTGCAGATCGCGGCTCCCGGACTCACCTTCGACATCAGCTGCTTCGGACTCGACGCGGACGAGCGGCTCTCCGACGACCGCTACTTCGTCTTCTTCAACCAGCCGAAGTCGCCGGAGGAGTCCATCCAGCTGCTCGGGGCCCAGTCCGGTGACACCGAGTCGTTCCGCGTCACCCTCGACCGCATCCCCGCGAACATCCACAAGCTGTCGTTCACCGCGACGATCGACGGCGCCGGCCAGATGTCCCAGGTCGGCCCCGGCCACCTGCGGATCGTGGCGGGCGGCGAGGAGGTCGCCCGGTACTCCTTCACCGGCGCGGAGTTCTCCACCGAGCGCGCGGTGATGCTCGGCGACTTCTACCTCAAGGACGTCTGGCGGTTCGCCGCCGTCGGCCAGGGCTTCGACGGAGGCCTTGAGGCGCTCCTGCGGAACTTCGGCGGCGAGGTCGCCGAGGAGGAGCCCGCGGCGCCGCAGGCCCCGGCCCCGGCACCCGGCTTCGCCCCGCCGCAGCAGGCGGCGGCGCCCCCGGCCTTCGGCGCGCCCGCCCCGGCCGCGCCCCAGCCGCCCGCCCCGGCGCCCGCGTTCGGTGCCCCGCCGGCCCCGCCCGCGCCCGCCGCGCCCGCGCAGCCGGTCCACACGGCGCCGACGATGGTGGCGCCCATGGCGCCCGCCCAGGTCCCGCCGCCCGCGCCGGCCCCCGCTCCGTACGGACAGCCGCCGCAGCCCCCGCAGTACGGCCAGGTCCCGGGCCAGCCCCCGGGGCAGTACCCCGGCCAGGCCCCCGGACAGTTCCCCGGCGGCCCGGGCCAGCCGCCGCAGCAGCCTCCGTACGGACAGGCGGCCCCCGCCCCGTACGGGCAGCAGCCGCAGTTCGGGCAGCAGCCCGCGGGCGTCCCGCAGGGCGTCCCCGCCGCCGGCGCGGGGCTCGCCGCCGCGCTCGCGCCGTACAAGGAGACCGCCACCGGCGCCCGGTGGACCCCGCAGAACCAGCAGCTCATGCGGGTCGACCTGGCCATGGGCGGCGTCCCCGTCCTCGCCCGGCAGGGCTCCATGGTCATGTACCAGGGCAAGGTCGACTTCTCCCACAAGGGCGCGGGCTTCGCCGGCCGGATCGTCGGCAACGCCACCGGCCAGGAGATGCAGCTGATGCGGTGCACCGGCCGCGGCCAGGTGTTCCTCGCCGAGGAAGGCGCCCATCTCCACCCGATCGAGCTCCAGGGCGACGGCATCTGCGTCTCCGCGGAGAACGTCCTCGCGTTCGACGAGTCCCTCCAGTACGAGGTCCGCCGCATCGAGGGCCACGGCATCCCCGGCGGAGCCCTGTTCACCATGCAGTTCCAGGGCACCGGCACCGTCGTCGTGAAGACCCGCGGCATCCCCGTGGTCCTGCCGGTCACGCCGACCACCTTCGCCGACTGCAATGCCGTCGTCGCCTGGTCGTCCGCGTCCCAGGTCATCCTCTCCAGCCAGGTGCGGCTCCGCCGCAACGCCTACCCGGGCCACAGCGGAGAGACCGTGAACCTCCAGTTCCGGGGCGCCCCCGGCAACTTCATCGTCGTCCAGCCCTACGAGGTCTGA